One window from the genome of Salvia splendens isolate huo1 chromosome 9, SspV2, whole genome shotgun sequence encodes:
- the LOC121746668 gene encoding calmodulin-binding protein 25-like: MASYDHLLAEQPWSYRPAYPDTWLSDLFTMENETLMKALHTSISGAEISSGMLNSVYSKAETTPVHTPTVSGVSENEALVSKQQQQQRRVAPIGGGRVAKRKARPSKRAATTTFYNADPENFMWMVQEVTGAKIGGSSASASAVSRPEPRRATDGFPTLDTSAAFMLDASPSYAAAATDGGAREHYFDSLCNFPTLESWEA, encoded by the coding sequence ATGGCGTCTTACGATCATCTCCTGGCGGAGCAGCCGTGGTCCTACCGCCCAGCGTATCCAGACACATGGCTTTCCGATCTATTCACAATGGAAAACGAAACCCTAATGAAGGCGCTGCACACCTCCATCTCCGGCGCCGAGATCTCATCCGGAATGCTGAACTCTGTCTACTCCAAGGCGGAGACGACGCCGGTTCACACGCCGACGGTCTCCGGCGTTTCGGAGAACGAGGCTCTCGTCtcgaagcagcagcagcagcagcggcgagTGGCTCCGATCGGCGGCGGCAGGGTGGCGAAGCGCAAGGCGCGGCCGTCGAAGCGCGCGGCGACAACGACGTTCTACAACGCGGATCCGGAGAATTTCATGTGGATGGTGCAGGAGGTGACCGGCGCGAAGATCGGCGGCTCGAGCGCTTCCGCTTCGGCAGTCTCTAGACCGGAGCCGCGGAGAGCGACGGACGGATTCCCGACGCTGGACACGTCGGCGGCGTTCATGCTCGACGCCTCACCTTCGTACGCTGCGGCGGCGACCGACGGCGGAGCGAGGGAGCATTACTTCGACTCTCTCTGTAACTTCCCCACGCTCGAATCGTGGGAGGCTTAG
- the LOC121747572 gene encoding protein C2-DOMAIN ABA-RELATED 4-like — MAAGSPHTESPMRHDAAEHSPSPSPVLGHAHSPTHMVMDNLLGLLRIRVKRGLNLAVRDVRSSDPYVVVRMGTQRMKTRVIRKDVNPEWNEELTLSVTDTEQPVLVEVYDHDTLSMDDFMGDAEFDIRPFVEVLKMHPTGLPNGTRIKTIQPCRSNCLVEESSVVWRDGKIMQDMCLRLKNVECGELQWIDLPGSKAF, encoded by the exons ATGGCGGCGGGTTCTCCACATACAGAATCTCCGATGCGCCACGATGCAGCGGAGCATTCGCCATCGCCATCGCCGGTGTTGGGGCATGCACACAGTCCGACGCATATGGTGATGGATAATCTGTTGGGATTGCTTCGGATTCGTGTCAAGAGAGGCCTTAATCTCGCTGTGCGCGACGTCCGAAGCAGCGATCCCTACGTTGTTGTCAGGATGGGCACTCAG AGGATGAAGACTCGAGTTATCAGAAAGGATGTAAATCCAGAATGGAATGAGGAGTTGACACTTTCTGTTACAGATACCGAGCAGCCAGTTTTAGTTGAGGTATACGACCACGACACGCTCAGCATGGACGACTTCATGGGAGACGCGGAGTTTGACATACGGCCATTCGTGGAGGTCTTGAAGATGCACCCAACAGGGCTTCCAAACGGAACGAGAATCAAGACCATACAGCCCTGCCGGAGCAACTGCTTGGTGGAAGAGAGCAGTGTTGTTTGGagggatggcaagattatgcaGGACATGTGCCTGAGACTCAAAAATGTTGAATGTGGTGAGCTCCAATGGATTGATCTTCCTGGCTCCAAAGCTTTCTAG
- the LOC121749254 gene encoding uncharacterized protein LOC121749254: protein MARFDQLEVRVDSLEFPHSRDIDPPDDDYDSDERDYAEYRGSDLPLREPNPRNRLLGFRERRGARGGRRGAFSRRDESRRGGDWQYDGIAANRMVPYHSRRVSSWDPPTMRQRGWRDQRRRVSCWDPPAARDRSTYQFGSDLHHGVKMRAPHFDGSDASNWISRVEYYFDHIMMPDEDRLHYAVMLFDPPAAEWIFNYRNNNRYVTWSEFLEDVRHRFDPQSFRNYIGPLSKLVQTGTVAEYHDTFEKYLNRVEGVPDYILIPVFIEGLKMPIQEKVELQQPQSLAEAMALALRLAANQEHRYQQTSSSQRRQWPIRESRQQSLPPSLPDGGTSQVQKAGKQPQEPDRTRFVPIRVSNAEKSERSRKGLCWHCPEKYAPGHVCTTKLLCYAGDEDDEVSGYGQDCTPQEEELITEDISHLHSLTGGKRSIPFQILGELGVTMVRILIDTGSTHNFLHSRFAEKLQLQLSRIRPFRVYVGNGASLICSHISRRTKLSIQGTEFLTDLHILDVHGWDVILGMDWLESLGRISADFVGKTLEFQRGDKSVILQGRVPSPQQISLQSLALLASFSAGHEFYEIVALDHDDGASISDTPETEFPSTIPSACRRVLESHRGVFVLPSGMPPPRPFDHRIHLLPGTRPVNVRPYRYPYFQKNEIERQVKEMLSQGIIQRSQSPFSSPVLLIRKKDGTFRFCIDYRALNMATVPDQFPIPTADELFDELGGAKFFTKLDLRSGYHQIRMHEADIFKTAFRTHDGHFEFLVMPFGLTNAPSTFQAAMNSIFQPLLRRCVIVFFDDILVYSPTLDSHCEHLSEVLSLLSANQFYVKLSKCSFCCTTVEYLGHLIADGTLNADPRKIEAMTAWPVPKTVKQLRGFLGLTGYYRRFVAHYASIASPLTELLKKEAFVWTPAATDAFQALKAAMSSTPVLRLPDFSKAFYVETDASDMGIGAVLIQEGHPIAYFSRKLGPRRRAASTYHKELYAIVEAVQKWRQYLLGREFVIRSDQKSLKELLQQVVQTPDQQLYVRKLMGYNFRIEYKKGALNRAADALSRRGESDQEPQERGATEDGPVRDGDPATDAACLTAIAHPVPSLLNTLREEATSQTDLVELTADINSGKAPAQFSIVDGLIYFNRRLVVSRVSKLKRVLLEEHHCTPMAGHPGHERTFRLLSAGFYWPNMRKEVRAFVDACAVCQSTKYSTQKPAGLLQPLPIPSQVWDDVSMDFITGLPQSRGYTTIMVVVDRLSKYAHFAALPTRFDALRVAHLFVNTVVRHHGFPKTLVSDRDSVFLNAVWEEILRLSGTKLNFTTAYHPQSDGQTEIRNKGLEQYLRAFTSERPSTWSNFLPWAELALNCFHHAGLGTSPFKALYGREPPLLVASAPSAKTPTNVAELIKQRGELLVELRKNLARAQQRMTAAANRHRRHVEYEVGDFVWLKLQPYRQHSVAKPISAKLARRFYGPFEVLKRIGPVAYKLRLPEGSRIHDVFHVSLLRAFVKDDPIVPLPTEFVGNRPVVTPVAILDSKILWHQGAAVEHVLVRWSDGSDSPSWEPLQELMKRYPKISLEDKEVVKEGGVVTTPIQPRRTEGVRDESVDETEGVGDESMDDISQTPSSPHARSVESSSPPLELGEPRAEINQEVPERRLRPRKTIKQPERFQDFAPILRKHNVVGFEDEAKTLKGFLAEETDQLDVISIIGMPGLGKTTLAGKIFHDQDIKYQFPVRIWVYVSQDFTNKDIFLSILKEFTKISEEISSKGKEELAGLVANHLANVKFLLVMDDVWAPADWEKLQIALPTSKKDKLEVFGKPEFPDELCFEGTEIAKRCGGLPLAIVIIGGILVKKFSANGDMGVIRRASQKVTESFNTYLNLDNEKRMAKIISLSYEKLPSHLR from the exons ATGGCGAGATTTGATCAATTGGAGGTACGGGTGGACAGCTTGGAGTTTCCGCATAGTCGTGACATCGATCCTCCTGACGATGATTACGATTCGGACGAGAGAGATTACGCGGAATATAGGGGGAGTGATTTGCCGCTGCGCGAACCGAACCCTCGCAATCGTTTATTAGGGTTTCGCGAAAGGAGAGGAGCACGGGGTGGCCGTCGAGGTGCTTTTTCGCGCCGTGACGAGTCGAGACGTGGAGGGGATTGGCAGTATGACGGAATTGCAGCCAACAGAATGGTCCCCTATCATTCACGTAGGGTATCAAGCTGGGACCCGCCAACAATGCGTCAAAGAGGATGGAGAGATCAGCGCCGACGCGTCTCATGTTGGGACCCCCCGGCTGCCAGGGATCGATCAACGTACCAGTTTGGATCGGACTTACACCACGGCGTCAAGATGCGAGCCCCGCATTTCGATGGTTCTGACGCATCGAATTGGATCTCCCGTGTGGAATATTATTTTGACCATATTATGATGCCCGACGAGGATCGACTACACTACGCGGTAATGCTTTTCGATCCTCCAGCCGCAGAATGGATATTTAACTATCGAAACAACAATCGCTACGTGACTTGGAGTGAATTCTTGGAGGATGTTCGTCACAGGTTTGATCCGCAGAGCTTCCGGAATTATATTGGGCCTCTATCCAAATTGGTGCAAACAGGAACCGTGGCCGAATATCACGACACATTTGAGAAGTATTTGAATCGGGTGGAAGGGGTACCGGATTACATCTTAATTCCGGTATTTATCGAGGGCCTCAAGATGCCCATTCAGGAGAAAGTGGAGTTACAACAGCCGCAATCGTTAGCTGAGGCAATGGCGTTGGCCTTAAGGTTGGCGGCAAATCAAGAACATCGTTATCAACAAACATCATCGTCACAGAGACGACAATGGCCGATCCGCGAGTCACGCCAGCAGTCGCTACCACCATCGCTGCCTGACGGGGGTACTTCGCAGGTCCAGAAGGCGGGCAAGCAGCCTCAGGAACCGGATCGCACACGCTTTGTACCGATCCGGGTTTCAAATGCCGAGAAATCCGAGCGCTCGCGCAAAGGCTTATGCTGGCATTGCCCGGAGAAGTACGCACCGGGCCATGTATGCACCACAAAATTGCTATGCTATGCGGGGGACGAGGATGATGAAGTGTCGGGTTATGGACAGGACTGCACACCGCAGGAGGAAGAGCTTATCACGGAGGACATCTCTCACTTGCATTCCCTCACGGGGGGCAAAAGATCGATTCCCTTCCAGATCCTGGGTGAATTGGGTGTCACGATGGTGCGTATTTTGATTGATACGGGGAGTactcacaatttcctccactcaCGTTTCGCGGAGAAATTGCAGCTACAACTTTCAAGAATCCGTCCTTTCCGTGTGTATGTGGGAAATGGGGCTTCCTTAATTTGCTCCCATATTTCGCGGCGAACTAAATTATCAATACAGGGGACTGAGTTTTTAACGGATTTACACATCCTCGATGTTCACGGCTGGGACGTGATCCTCGGCATGGATTGGTTGGAGTCTTTGGGACGAATATCTGCGGATTTCGTTGGGAAAACATTGGAGTTCCAGCGAGGAGACAAATCAGTTATTTTACAGGGGCGTGTGCCGAGCCCACAACAAATTTCGCTACAGTCCTTGGCATTGTTGGCATCGTTCTCCGCAGGTCACGAATTCTATGAGATCGTCGCCCTGGACCATGACGACGGGGCATCGATCAGTGATACACCGGAGACGGAATTCCCGTCAACAATACCGTCCGCATGCCGTCGGGTTCTCGAGTCGCACAGAGGAGTTTTTGTTCTGCCGTCGGGTATGCCGCCTCCAAGGCCCTTTGACCACCGGATCCACCTGCTACCGGGCACGAGGCCAGTCAATGTCCGACCCTACCGCTACCCTTATTTCCAGAAGAATGAAATTGAACGTCAAGTAAAGGAAATGTTATCACAAGGCATAATCCAGCGTAGTCAGAGCCCATTTTCCTCCCCAGTGTTGTTAATTCGGAAGAAGGACGGGACTTTCCGATTTTGTATCGACTACCGTGCTTTGAATATGGCGACAGTCCCCGATCAATTCCCGATCCCGACTGCGGACGAGCTCTTCGATGAATTAGGTGGGGCGAAATTCTTCACAAAGCTTGATCTACGTTCTGGCTACCATCAGATCAGAATGCACGAGGCTGATATCTTCAAGACGGCTTTCAGAACTCACGATGGCCATTTcgaattcttggtgatgccaTTCGGTTTGACGAACGCGCCGTCTACTTTTCAGGCAGCAATGAATTCTATTTTCCAGCCTCTTTTGCGACGATGTGTGATTGTATTCTTCGACGACATCTTGGTGTACAGCCCTACGCTGGACTCCCATTGCGAGCACTTATCAGAGGTACTATCGCTCCTTAGCGCGAATCAATTCTATGTGAAATTGTCTAAGTGCTCGTTTTGTTGCACTACTGTCGAATATCTTGGGCATTTGATTGCAGATGGCACACTCAATGCGGATCCTAGGAAAATTGAAGCTATGACGGCCTGGCCCGTTCCCAAGACCGTGAAACAGCTCAGGGGTTTCTTGGGCCTTACAGGATATTACAGGCGATTCGTCGCACACTACGCGTCGATTGCGAGCCCCCTTACGGAATTACTAAAAAAAGAGGCGTTCGTTTGGACTCCGGCAGCAACCGATGCATTCCAGGCCTTAAAAGCGGCGATGTCATCAACGCCGGTTCTGCGATTACCGGACTTCTCCAAGGCATTTTATGTGGAAACGGATGCTTCGGATATGGGGATAGGCGCCGTTTTGATCCAGGAGGGTCACCCGATTGCGTACTTCAGCAGAAAATTGGGTCCTCGTCGCAGAGCCGCCTCAACTTACCATAAGGAGCTCTATGCGATAGTCGAGGCGGTACAGAAGTGGCGTCAATACTTACTGGGCCGTGAGTTTGTAATTCGCAGCGATCAAAAGAGTTTAAAGGAGCTGCTTCAACAGGTGGTACAGACCCCGGATCAACAACTGTATGTGAGGAAGTTAATGGGATATAATTTCCGCATCGAGTACAAGAAAGGAGCTTTGAACCGGGCAGCGGATGCGCTGTCTCGGCGTGGGGAATCGGACCAGGAACCGCAGGAACGGGGTGCGACGGAGGACGGACCCGTGAGGGACGGCGACCCGGCGACGGACGCGGCGTGCCTGACCGCGATCGCCCATCCTGTACCGTCACTACTTAACACTTTGAGGGAGGAAGCAACGTCCCAAACGGACTTGGTGGAGCTCACGGCTGACATAAATTCTGGAAAAGCCCCGGCTCAGTTTTCTATCGTGGACGGTTTAATCTACTTTAACAGACGCTTGGTGGTGAGTCGAGTATCCAAATTGAAACGCGTGCTGCTTGAGGAGCACCATTGTACGCCCATGGCGGGCCATCCCGGACACGAGCGTACATTCCGCCTCCTGTCGGCgggattttattggcctaaCATGAGGAAGGAAGTCCGTGCCTTTGTGGATGCGTGCGCGGTATGCCAATCCACGAAGTATTCGACGCAGAAGCCGGCGGGACTTCTTCAACCGTTGCCCATTCCGTCGCAGGTGTGGGACGATGTATCAATGGATTTCATCACGGGTCTCCCGCAATCACGCGGATACACAACAATAATGGTGGTGGTCGACAGGCTATCTAAGTATGCACATTTCGCGGCCCTTCCTACACGATTTGATGCCTTGCGAGTGGCCCATTTATTCGTGAACACGGTCGTTCGCCACCATGGATTTCCCAAGACATTGGTTTCAGATAGAGACTCGGTATTCCTGAATGCGGTTTGGGAAGAGATTTTACGCCTGAGTGgtactaagttgaatttcacgACGGCTTACCATCCTCAGTCGGATGGCCAAACCGAGATTCGAAACAAGGGCCTGGAGCAGTATTTAAGGGCATTCACTTCGGAGAGACCGTCTACTTGGTCGAACTTTCTCCCTTGGGCGGAATTGGCTTTAAATTGTTTCCATCACGCTGGCCTCGGTACGTCGCCTTTTAAGGCGTTATATGGTAGGGAACCACCCTTGTTGGTAGCGTCAGCTCCCTCTGCGAAAACTCCCACCAACGTAGCCGAATTGATTAAACAGAGAGGGGAGTTACTAGTCGAATTGCGCAAAAATCTCGCACGAGCACAACAACGCATGACAGCAGCTGCAAATAGACATAGACGTCACGTGGAGTATGAGGTTGGTGATTTTGTTTGGCTTAAATTACAACCATACCGTCAGCATTCCGTCGCGAAGCCAATCTCGGCTAAACTGGCGCGACGTTTCTACGGGCCATTCGAAGTGCTGAAGCGAATTGGCCCCGTGGCGTACAAATTGCGCCTGCCAGAGGGAAGTCGCATCCATGATGTGTTTCACGTTAGTCTCTTGCGTGCCTTTGTTAAGGACGATCCGATCGTCCCACTTCCAACGGAGTTTGTCGGAAATCGCCCGGTCGTCACCCCAGTAGCAATACTAGATTCTAAGATTCTGTGGCATCAAGGAGCGGCTGTCGAACATGTCTTAGTTCGATGGTCGGATGGGTCGGATTCACCATCTTGGGAACCGTTGCAGGAATTGATGAAGCGTTATCCCAAAATCtcccttgaggacaaggaagttgttaaggaggggggagttgttacgacCCCAATACAGCCACGAAGGACGGAAGGAGTTAGAGATGAAAGCGTCGACGAGACGGAAGGAGTTGGAGATGAAAGCATGGACGACATTTCACAAACACCATCGTCGCCGCATGCACGGAGTGTTGAATCTTCGTCTCCACCTCTGGAGCTGGGGGAACCACGAGCAGAAATCAACCAGGAGGTCCCGGAGAGGAGATTGAGACCGCGCAAAACGATCAAGCAGCCGGAACGCTTCCAGGATTTC GCACCCATACTTAGGAAACACAATGTTGTGGGTTTTGAAGATGAGGCAAAAACTTTAAAGGGATTTCTTGCTGAAGAAACTGATCAGCTTGATGTCATCTCCATTATTGGGATGCCGGGCCTTGGAAAGACTACACTTGCTGGTAAGATCTTTCATGATCAAGATATCAAGTACCAGTTCCCAGTGCGCATATGGGTTTATGTCTCTCAAGATTTCACTAATAAAGATATCTTTCTTTCAATTTTGAAAGAGTTCACTAAGATATCTGAGGAGATTAGTAGCAAAGGTAAGGAGGAGTTAGCAGGTTTAGTGGCTAATCATCTGGCAAATGTGAAATTCTTATTAGTCATGGATGATGTATGGGCACCTGCAGATTGGGAAAAACTTCAAATTGCTTTACCGACCAGTAAGAAGGACAAG TTGGAGGTATTTGGTAAACCCGAGTTCCCTGATGAACTGTGCTTTGAAGGAACGGAAATAGCTAAAAGATGTGGTGGGTTGCCACTTGCAATAGTAATCATAGGAGGCATTCTTGTAAAGAAGTTTTCTGCTAACGGTGATATGGGTGTCATTAGACGAGCCTCGCAGAAAGTCACCGAAAGTTTCAATACATATCTAAATCTTGACAATGAGAAACGAATGGCAAAGATCATATCATTGAGCTATGAAAAGTTACCTTCGCACTTGAGATAA